The following proteins are co-located in the Acinetobacter sp. NCu2D-2 genome:
- a CDS encoding ABUW_2363 family tetratricopeptide repeat lipoprotein: protein MTFKPLALAILALGITACSTTPKHNNQSKDAMIFQEPELTAPFYALNPFNYNEPPEFEVHLQKAAAQPVTKMVVNRSDDPSKKLTLDVNKLIIPTVTSNTRSVRYAALAGDNEIDITEIDEFLQLVEGKARHYPPRFTERQERKGFEAKLKEVTQQLDTLAAPTNASFDILVRAFKASVMARNLDLGSVYTTKSLNYAQRILKINKDDAEVNFWFGFGLSEGGGQREAIPYLDKAMKAGVQEAYLSATNNYIAMENKKNAIQTLKNYKVKYPQEAEVADRLIQEIEKQGRWNVWQVMTPKK, encoded by the coding sequence ATGACATTTAAGCCATTGGCACTTGCTATTTTAGCACTCGGTATTACAGCTTGTTCAACGACACCAAAACACAATAACCAATCTAAAGATGCAATGATCTTCCAAGAGCCTGAGCTCACTGCACCTTTCTATGCGTTAAACCCATTTAACTATAATGAACCACCTGAATTTGAAGTGCACTTACAAAAAGCTGCAGCTCAACCGGTAACTAAAATGGTGGTGAATCGTAGTGATGATCCAAGTAAAAAACTTACTCTTGATGTCAATAAACTGATTATTCCTACAGTGACTAGCAATACACGTTCAGTACGTTATGCTGCTCTTGCAGGCGACAACGAAATTGACATCACGGAAATTGATGAGTTTTTACAACTTGTTGAAGGTAAAGCACGTCACTACCCACCTCGTTTTACTGAACGTCAAGAACGTAAAGGTTTCGAAGCAAAACTTAAAGAAGTGACTCAACAACTAGATACTCTTGCAGCACCAACGAATGCATCATTTGATATTCTTGTTCGTGCATTTAAAGCAAGTGTGATGGCACGTAATCTTGATTTAGGTTCTGTCTATACCACTAAATCTTTAAATTATGCACAGCGTATTCTTAAAATTAACAAAGATGATGCTGAAGTCAACTTCTGGTTTGGTTTTGGTTTATCTGAAGGCGGTGGTCAACGTGAAGCCATTCCTTATTTAGACAAAGCAATGAAAGCGGGTGTTCAGGAAGCATACCTTTCTGCAACCAACAACTACATTGCGATGGAAAATAAGAAAAATGCCATCCAGACTTTGAAAAACTATAAGGTGAAATATCCACAAGAAGCTGAAGTTGCAGACCGTTTAATTCAAGAAATTGAAAAACAAGGTCGCTGGAATGTTTGGCAAGTAATGACACCGAAAAAGTAA
- a CDS encoding methionine ABC transporter permease, with product MRDLIVQWLTTLTAPFWKSSLSIDQVVTALEQTFQMVFFAMIFGTIWGFIQAITLLLTRPEGILPNKAIYQTLNPIVNALRSLPFIILMIAVYPLTKFVTGTTIGTWAAIVPLTIYVGPYIGRLVESSLLEVNDGIIESAQAMGATPMQTIFKFVLPEARSSLILNLTTALISLIGATAMAGAIGAGGIGDLAISYGYQRFDNSIIYLTVIILLILVQIVQSLGNWLSRLR from the coding sequence ATGAGAGATTTAATTGTTCAATGGTTGACGACTTTAACTGCGCCATTTTGGAAAAGTTCCCTGTCAATCGATCAGGTCGTGACTGCACTCGAACAAACTTTCCAAATGGTGTTCTTTGCCATGATCTTCGGAACAATTTGGGGATTTATTCAAGCCATTACGCTGTTGCTGACTCGCCCTGAAGGGATTTTACCGAATAAAGCAATTTATCAAACGCTCAACCCAATTGTGAATGCGCTGCGTTCACTGCCCTTTATTATTTTAATGATAGCAGTGTATCCGCTGACCAAATTTGTAACAGGTACAACGATTGGTACATGGGCTGCGATTGTGCCTTTAACGATTTATGTCGGTCCTTATATTGGTCGCTTAGTAGAATCCTCATTGCTTGAAGTCAATGATGGGATCATTGAATCAGCGCAAGCTATGGGTGCAACACCCATGCAAACCATTTTTAAGTTTGTACTACCTGAAGCGCGCAGCTCACTCATTTTAAACTTAACTACTGCCCTAATTAGTTTAATTGGTGCAACTGCCATGGCAGGTGCAATTGGTGCAGGCGGTATTGGTGATTTAGCGATTTCTTATGGCTATCAACGTTTCGACAACAGCATCATTTATCTCACCGTCATCATTCTCTTGATTCTTGTACAAATCGTACAGTCTTTAGGGAATTGGCTATCGCGTCTGCGTTAA
- a CDS encoding MetQ/NlpA family ABC transporter substrate-binding protein translates to MKKLLGVILGASVFTLAACGKQEAPTNDTAQSNKDSAELQTITIASTGSDADIWRHIASLPETKEAGLKLDVKNFTDYVAMNTAVANKEIDINAFQSYAYLVAFNDANTQKIAPLSTTYLEPMGIYSSKVKSLAEFKTGATIAIPNDGANESRALLLLQSAGLVKLRPNFDNVKGTEADVVENAKNIVIKPIQMATAVRVKDEVDAIVLGNTLAMEGGLNVLKDSIYYEPVDQTTKMNVNVLATAADRANDPILKKVGALYHTPAVKAYVDEHFAGTKVAVDQPTSYLTSTK, encoded by the coding sequence ATGAAAAAGCTACTTGGCGTCATTCTTGGCGCATCAGTATTCACATTAGCCGCTTGTGGCAAACAAGAAGCACCGACTAATGACACTGCACAAAGCAATAAAGATTCAGCAGAATTACAAACCATCACCATTGCTTCAACTGGTTCAGATGCCGATATTTGGCGTCACATTGCAAGCCTGCCTGAAACTAAAGAAGCTGGCTTAAAACTGGATGTAAAAAACTTTACTGATTATGTCGCGATGAACACAGCGGTAGCCAATAAAGAAATTGATATCAATGCATTCCAATCGTATGCGTACCTTGTTGCATTTAATGATGCAAACACACAAAAGATTGCGCCATTGTCTACAACTTATTTAGAACCTATGGGCATTTACTCAAGCAAAGTAAAATCTTTGGCTGAGTTCAAAACTGGCGCCACTATTGCCATTCCAAATGATGGTGCGAATGAATCGCGTGCTTTATTGCTTCTACAATCTGCAGGCTTAGTGAAACTTCGTCCAAACTTTGACAATGTAAAAGGTACTGAAGCAGACGTTGTAGAAAACGCTAAAAATATCGTGATCAAACCGATTCAAATGGCAACAGCGGTTCGCGTAAAAGACGAAGTTGATGCGATTGTATTGGGCAATACATTGGCAATGGAAGGCGGTTTAAACGTACTTAAAGATTCAATCTACTACGAACCTGTAGACCAAACTACGAAAATGAACGTGAACGTTTTGGCAACCGCTGCTGACCGTGCAAATGATCCGATTTTGAAAAAAGTTGGTGCGCTATACCACACTCCTGCTGTAAAAGCATATGTGGATGAGCACTTTGCAGGAACTAAAGTTGCTGTTGATCAACCAACAAGTTATTTGACTAGCACAAAATAA
- a CDS encoding esterase/lipase family protein, translating to MQNKINKAWVICSLLLMTSLSGCQVVSVKKQAINVSISNERDSILTRDKLSEASLNVLSMTGREAKNCMDQPAQCVEELRKIPQILDEQLYSASSELFLAKSLELAKSSDCKPGILNKTQSEEKKQLQKKNQEKCIDQQLAMLDQSIRYSYAYLFKTQRAPQDRIFDNRQVQIRDFYNLAIAHLIHAYDERHQSHEASRQLKIVDSTYHLNFDHYPQVKDKKMEQLVSTYNMNFSGLRSITRRDGFGSEFLVVLPEDKSNAALKSKYIVDPLNYKYPNNINPNIHDARYLAATITAQPQNEKTIDDILKSKDFHLHLYDPYKNENVRVAGKQYPLAANFSAPYGLWLAENNLGRSAYLSLIDRDDHVLMPHLYMLEPFNPNKKVIVLVHGLASSPEAWIRLTNDVMGDPILREHYQVWQVFYSTNMPILESRFQIYSIVKQAFGQVAGQSTAAKDAVIIGHSMGGIISRLLVSQADLTQDAEKLINNRRLDQFKNNPLFKARLNIQPVPNFSRGIFLASPHRGTDYADRWFTLAARKIIKLPGAFLGAFADTLQGDIKLDDFVKELGHGMVQNGPSDLSKNSKFTMLTRDVVPYKGFKFHSVMGNTTGLDDINVMTDDIVPYKSAHLDGAISEKIIKGGHSIQETPEAILELRRILRLHLVELGLYKP from the coding sequence ATGCAGAATAAAATAAATAAAGCATGGGTCATATGCTCTTTACTATTGATGACCTCACTGAGTGGTTGTCAGGTGGTCAGTGTTAAAAAACAAGCCATCAATGTCAGTATCAGCAATGAGCGTGACAGTATTTTAACCCGCGATAAACTCAGTGAAGCCAGCTTAAATGTACTGTCAATGACAGGACGTGAAGCCAAAAATTGTATGGACCAACCTGCTCAATGTGTTGAAGAGCTTCGAAAAATCCCTCAGATTTTAGATGAACAGTTATATTCTGCTTCAAGTGAACTGTTTTTAGCTAAATCACTCGAATTAGCGAAATCTTCTGACTGTAAACCAGGGATTTTAAACAAAACCCAATCTGAAGAAAAAAAACAATTACAAAAGAAAAATCAGGAAAAATGTATCGATCAACAATTAGCAATGCTCGATCAAAGTATTCGCTATAGTTACGCCTATTTGTTTAAAACCCAGCGTGCACCGCAAGATCGGATTTTTGACAACCGACAAGTTCAGATTCGTGATTTTTATAATTTAGCCATTGCACATCTGATTCATGCCTATGATGAGCGTCATCAGAGTCATGAAGCCAGTCGACAGCTTAAAATTGTTGACAGTACTTACCATCTTAATTTTGACCATTACCCTCAAGTCAAAGACAAAAAGATGGAACAACTGGTTTCGACCTATAATATGAACTTCTCAGGCTTACGTTCGATTACCCGTCGTGATGGTTTTGGCTCAGAGTTTTTAGTAGTTCTGCCTGAAGACAAAAGTAATGCTGCACTTAAATCCAAATATATTGTCGATCCTCTCAACTATAAATATCCAAATAATATCAACCCCAATATCCATGATGCGCGCTATCTCGCTGCAACAATTACAGCACAGCCACAAAATGAAAAAACCATTGATGACATCTTAAAATCCAAAGATTTTCATCTACACCTGTATGATCCCTACAAAAATGAAAATGTACGTGTCGCAGGCAAGCAATACCCGCTGGCAGCAAATTTCTCGGCACCGTATGGACTATGGCTTGCTGAAAATAACCTTGGGCGTTCTGCTTACTTAAGTTTGATCGACCGTGATGATCATGTGTTGATGCCGCATCTTTATATGCTGGAACCATTTAACCCCAATAAAAAAGTCATTGTATTGGTACATGGTCTTGCCAGCAGCCCAGAAGCTTGGATTCGTTTAACCAACGATGTCATGGGTGACCCAATTCTTCGTGAGCATTACCAAGTATGGCAAGTGTTCTACTCGACAAACATGCCAATTTTAGAAAGTCGTTTTCAAATTTACAGTATTGTGAAACAAGCATTTGGACAGGTTGCAGGTCAGTCAACTGCTGCAAAAGATGCTGTTATTATTGGGCATAGTATGGGTGGGATTATTTCAAGACTTTTAGTGAGTCAGGCGGATCTAACGCAAGATGCTGAGAAATTAATTAATAATCGTCGCCTAGATCAATTTAAAAATAATCCACTGTTTAAAGCTCGCTTAAATATCCAACCTGTGCCTAATTTTAGTCGTGGTATTTTCTTAGCTTCACCACATCGTGGAACGGATTATGCAGATCGCTGGTTTACCCTTGCTGCACGTAAAATCATTAAATTACCAGGTGCTTTTTTAGGTGCATTTGCAGATACTTTGCAAGGTGATATTAAGCTGGATGATTTCGTCAAAGAATTGGGACATGGAATGGTTCAAAATGGTCCAAGTGATTTATCCAAGAACTCCAAATTTACTATGCTCACTCGAGATGTCGTACCCTATAAAGGCTTTAAATTCCACTCTGTCATGGGCAATACCACAGGTTTAGATGATATTAATGTCATGACGGATGACATTGTGCCGTACAAGAGTGCTCACTTAGACGGCGCAATTTCAGAAAAAATCATCAAAGGCGGACATTCGATACAAGAAACACCTGAAGCCATTTTAGAATTACGTCGAATTCTGCGATTACATCTTGTCGAATTAGGTTTGTATAAACCTTAA
- a CDS encoding RNA methyltransferase, with product MSQIDNAAVSAHLSHVRIVMVNTTLPANIGSALRAMKTMGLSKLVLVAPKTYPHPDIDALAAGATDLIDQIEIVDTLEEAIKDCQIVFGTSARSRTIPWPLLDVRPAAEKALSSVAVDQQEVAILFGREDRGLTNEELAMANYHLTIPVNSDYGVLNVAQAIQVICYELRMAAMEHVEHPQDPKATMQVIDGVEMEWDEPLVTHEQMEQFYPHLEKMLAEIEFMDPKNPRLLPLRLRRLFGRIQLDRMEYHLLRGIFSRVQALNNGTWQKSSDTSTQNKD from the coding sequence ATGAGTCAAATTGACAATGCTGCAGTTTCAGCACATCTCTCCCATGTGCGTATTGTCATGGTGAACACCACTTTACCTGCAAACATTGGTAGCGCTTTACGTGCGATGAAAACGATGGGGCTTTCTAAGCTCGTATTGGTTGCACCGAAAACTTACCCTCATCCAGATATTGATGCCCTCGCTGCAGGTGCAACTGATTTAATCGATCAGATTGAAATCGTGGATACGCTTGAAGAAGCGATTAAAGACTGTCAAATCGTGTTTGGTACCAGTGCACGTAGCCGTACTATTCCTTGGCCTTTACTTGATGTTCGTCCTGCTGCTGAAAAAGCCTTAAGCTCAGTTGCGGTAGATCAACAAGAAGTTGCGATTTTATTCGGTCGCGAAGACCGTGGTTTAACCAATGAAGAATTGGCAATGGCCAACTATCATTTAACCATTCCGGTCAATAGCGATTACGGCGTACTTAACGTTGCTCAAGCAATTCAAGTAATTTGCTATGAATTACGTATGGCTGCGATGGAGCATGTAGAACATCCGCAAGATCCAAAAGCGACCATGCAAGTAATTGATGGCGTTGAAATGGAATGGGATGAACCATTGGTGACCCATGAGCAAATGGAACAGTTCTACCCGCATTTGGAAAAAATGTTGGCAGAAATTGAATTTATGGATCCAAAAAATCCACGATTATTGCCATTACGCTTGCGTCGCTTATTCGGACGTATACAATTAGATCGTATGGAATATCATTTACTTCGTGGTATTTTCAGTCGTGTCCAAGCCCTCAATAACGGTACATGGCAAAAATCATCTGATACATCTACTCAGAACAAGGATTAA
- the cysE gene encoding serine O-acetyltransferase, with amino-acid sequence MLKQLKEDIQAVFARDPAARNTLEVLTTYPGIHALIMHRVAHELWNKDCKGTARALSSFSRFATGIEIHPGAKIGRRFFIDHGMGVVIGETAEIGDDVTLYHGVTLGGTTWNKGKRHPTLEDGVVVGAGAKILGPFTVGKNAKVGSNAVVTKPVPANTTAVGNPARFITKDKSTEDAETRRRDYAQSIGFQPYAATEDQSDPILEGMRILLDRIQQNEKRMNTLCNRLSLLDPTFKKNKAETQPFSKEELKILDEARRECEAQTSQSKA; translated from the coding sequence ATGCTAAAACAGCTCAAAGAGGATATTCAAGCTGTCTTTGCGCGCGATCCTGCTGCACGCAATACCTTAGAAGTCTTAACTACATATCCTGGCATCCATGCACTTATTATGCATCGTGTTGCACATGAATTATGGAATAAAGACTGTAAAGGCACAGCTCGCGCATTATCCTCATTTAGCCGTTTTGCAACAGGTATTGAAATTCACCCCGGCGCCAAAATTGGTCGTCGTTTTTTCATCGATCACGGCATGGGTGTTGTCATTGGTGAAACTGCTGAAATTGGCGACGATGTTACCCTTTACCACGGTGTTACCCTAGGTGGCACAACTTGGAACAAAGGCAAACGTCATCCAACTTTGGAAGATGGCGTGGTGGTTGGCGCAGGTGCAAAAATCCTTGGTCCTTTTACTGTCGGCAAAAATGCCAAAGTTGGCTCAAATGCCGTAGTGACGAAACCTGTTCCTGCCAATACGACTGCTGTGGGTAACCCTGCGCGCTTTATCACTAAAGATAAATCGACTGAGGATGCTGAAACACGTCGTCGCGACTATGCACAAAGTATCGGTTTCCAACCTTATGCAGCAACTGAAGATCAATCAGATCCGATTCTGGAAGGTATGCGCATTTTACTCGATCGTATTCAGCAAAATGAAAAACGTATGAATACCTTGTGCAATCGCTTGTCTTTACTTGATCCTACTTTCAAGAAAAATAAAGCGGAGACACAGCCTTTTAGTAAAGAAGAACTGAAAATCTTAGACGAAGCGCGTCGTGAATGCGAAGCGCAAACCAGTCAGTCCAAAGCTTGA
- a CDS encoding methionine ABC transporter ATP-binding protein — protein sequence MIEFKNISKHYELKGQTLRALNQINLSIPTGSIFGIIGYSGAGKSTLIRLINLLERPTSGQIIINGTDFTALSAAALRQERAHIGMIFQHFNLMQTKTVAANIEMPMKLLGWSKAEREKRLEELLDFIDLKHKRNAYPDELSGGQKQRVGIARALANHPKILLCDEATSALDPQTTKSVLQLLKKINQEQGITIVMVTHEMDVIESVCDYVAVMGKGDVIETGSTLEIFSQPQHPTTKSFIQTVLQQHLPVNILNNLDNQNHNSIYCLKFLGSSAQETVVQAVIKQFDISLNILFANMTEIGGAVIGQMFIQLLGDDTEIQKAVQYLENNGVQVDQAGVQA from the coding sequence ATGATCGAATTTAAAAATATTTCTAAACACTATGAGCTCAAAGGTCAGACCCTTCGTGCACTGAATCAGATTAATTTATCGATTCCTACAGGCAGTATTTTTGGCATCATTGGTTATAGTGGTGCGGGTAAAAGTACACTCATCCGTCTAATTAATTTATTAGAACGCCCAACAAGCGGACAAATTATTATTAATGGGACTGATTTTACTGCGTTAAGCGCAGCCGCTTTACGTCAGGAACGTGCCCATATTGGCATGATTTTTCAGCATTTCAATTTAATGCAAACCAAAACCGTTGCAGCCAATATTGAAATGCCAATGAAACTTTTGGGCTGGTCAAAAGCTGAACGTGAAAAACGTTTGGAAGAACTGCTCGACTTTATTGATCTTAAACATAAACGCAATGCTTATCCTGATGAACTTTCAGGTGGTCAAAAACAACGTGTCGGTATTGCCCGTGCGCTTGCTAATCATCCAAAAATTTTACTGTGCGATGAAGCGACATCTGCGCTCGATCCGCAAACCACGAAATCGGTTTTGCAGCTCCTTAAGAAAATTAATCAAGAACAAGGTATTACCATTGTCATGGTGACCCATGAAATGGATGTGATTGAGTCTGTTTGTGATTATGTCGCTGTGATGGGAAAAGGCGATGTGATTGAAACAGGATCTACCTTAGAAATCTTTAGTCAGCCGCAACACCCTACAACGAAGAGCTTTATTCAAACTGTACTGCAACAGCATTTGCCAGTGAATATTTTAAATAATTTAGACAATCAAAATCATAATAGTATTTATTGCCTGAAATTCCTTGGCAGTTCTGCACAAGAAACCGTTGTACAAGCCGTCATTAAACAATTTGATATCAGTTTAAATATTTTATTTGCCAATATGACCGAAATTGGCGGTGCCGTGATTGGACAGATGTTTATTCAACTTTTAGGCGATGACACTGAAATTCAAAAAGCTGTTCAATATCTTGAAAATAACGGCGTACAAGTCGATCAAGCAGGAGTTCAGGCATGA
- the dnaE gene encoding DNA polymerase III subunit alpha codes for MHFVHLGIHTEFSITESIVRIPDLVKAAAKEEMPALAITDLSNLHAAVKFYKKCLGAGIKPILGSEIRLNDAEHRVTLLSMSNKGWRNLTELVSEGFISGQQLDIPCVQKEWILNQSDDMIVLLGMQSDVGKMLITSNPDKAEPLLEEWVEKFGNRVYLALTRTDRPNEDTFILEAVKLAKKYNIGVVAHNDVHFIERDDFEAHEARVCIADGYVLGDNRRPKTYSPEQYFKTAEEMTELFSDIPSAIENTYHIAKRCNVTIRLGFHDLPDYPIPEGHTIDTYFAHLCEEGLEERLNFLYPPEQRGEDWPEIRKPYDERLAFEINIILTMQFPGYFLIVMDFIQWSKNNGVPVGPGRGSGAGSLVAYSLKITDLDPLRYDLLFERFLNPERVSMPDFDVDFCIAGRDRVIDYVARTYGRDAVSQIATFGTMAAKGAIRDVARVLGKSYGLADRISKMIPTKPLGLSLEESLEAEPQLKDIVTNPSNPDYDDASEIWEMALKLEGITRNTGKHAGGVVIAPTKLTDYSAVLCDADGTGRVAQFDKDDVEAAGLVKFDFLGLRNLTVIEDAIQHINARPDITDPVNISYIPLDDKAAYDIFASANTTAVFQFESVGMKKMLKEARPSKFEEIIAFVSLYRPGPMDLIPDFIYRMHGGEFEYLHPLLEKVLEPTYGIMVYQEQVMQAAQFCAGYTLGGADLLRRAMGKKKVEEMVKHRQIFIEGAAKKDIDADTANHIFDYMEKFAGYGFNKSHAAAYALVAYQTAWLKAHYPAEFMSAVMTSEMQNTDNVVFIIDDCRHNGLEVLPPSVNMSLYQFHASDPKTIVYGLGAIKGVGEAAMQSVIESRQKDGPYKDLFDFCHRIDLKKINKRTLEALIRAGALDCLGIERADLMAQLPEAVQAADQARHNRETGIMDLFGEVEEVQRKPAKPVKPWSDEVRLKGEKDTLGLYLTGHPIDVYRNELKSFVPCPINELSPTRRGVTTVFAGLVVDVANFPNRMMVTLDDGTARIEISTNHERFQRFKDIVQVDQVVVIEGEIYEREGFDRPLGRLTKAFSLNQIRQKRANSIKITLTPEHLTKTLSRDLQQIMLPYCNVDMCNHIPVILYLDYGYATAELHLGINWKVAPLDEVLAKFRDYFGKSSIHIEYQVKSKAAKVMTLEHARPVEVPPPPANMSMDDALDLYQSETQAQFS; via the coding sequence ATGCACTTTGTTCATCTTGGTATTCATACAGAATTTTCGATTACAGAATCCATCGTACGTATACCTGATCTCGTCAAAGCTGCTGCAAAAGAAGAAATGCCTGCGCTTGCGATTACTGACTTATCTAATTTACATGCTGCAGTAAAGTTCTATAAAAAATGTTTAGGTGCTGGGATTAAACCCATTTTAGGTTCTGAAATCCGCCTGAATGATGCTGAACACCGCGTCACCCTGCTTTCTATGAGCAATAAAGGTTGGCGTAACCTGACTGAACTGGTATCTGAAGGTTTTATTAGCGGTCAGCAACTTGATATTCCCTGCGTACAAAAAGAATGGATCCTAAATCAGTCTGACGACATGATCGTTTTGCTCGGCATGCAATCCGATGTCGGCAAAATGCTGATTACATCAAACCCAGACAAAGCTGAACCGCTGCTTGAAGAATGGGTAGAAAAATTTGGTAATCGTGTGTATTTAGCCCTTACACGTACCGATCGACCAAATGAAGATACGTTTATTTTAGAAGCGGTTAAACTCGCGAAAAAATACAATATTGGTGTTGTGGCACATAACGACGTGCACTTTATTGAACGTGATGACTTTGAAGCACACGAAGCACGTGTTTGTATTGCAGATGGCTATGTACTCGGTGATAACCGTCGTCCGAAAACTTATAGCCCTGAACAATATTTTAAAACTGCCGAGGAAATGACTGAGCTTTTCAGTGATATTCCTTCTGCGATTGAAAACACCTATCACATTGCCAAACGCTGTAATGTCACAATTCGTTTAGGCTTCCATGACTTACCTGATTATCCAATTCCTGAAGGTCATACCATTGACACTTATTTTGCACACTTGTGTGAAGAAGGTCTGGAAGAACGTTTAAACTTCCTCTATCCACCTGAACAACGTGGCGAAGATTGGCCAGAAATTCGTAAGCCTTATGACGAACGTCTGGCTTTCGAAATTAATATTATTTTAACCATGCAATTCCCAGGTTACTTCCTGATTGTCATGGACTTCATTCAATGGTCAAAAAATAATGGCGTGCCTGTTGGCCCTGGTCGTGGTTCAGGTGCAGGTTCACTTGTTGCCTACAGTTTAAAAATTACCGACCTCGATCCACTGCGCTATGACCTGCTGTTCGAACGTTTCTTAAACCCAGAACGTGTCTCTATGCCCGATTTCGACGTCGATTTCTGTATCGCAGGTCGTGACCGTGTTATTGATTACGTTGCACGGACTTATGGCCGCGATGCCGTATCACAGATTGCCACGTTCGGTACAATGGCTGCAAAAGGTGCGATTCGTGACGTTGCACGTGTCTTGGGTAAATCCTATGGTTTGGCTGACCGTATTTCTAAAATGATCCCAACCAAACCTTTGGGTTTAAGTTTGGAAGAATCATTAGAAGCCGAACCACAACTGAAAGATATTGTCACAAACCCATCCAACCCCGATTATGACGATGCGTCTGAAATCTGGGAAATGGCACTCAAACTTGAAGGCATTACCCGTAACACAGGTAAACATGCCGGTGGTGTAGTAATCGCACCAACCAAGTTGACGGACTACTCTGCGGTGCTTTGTGATGCAGATGGTACAGGTCGCGTTGCACAATTCGATAAAGATGATGTCGAAGCCGCAGGTTTGGTAAAATTCGACTTCTTGGGTCTGCGTAACCTGACCGTAATTGAAGATGCAATTCAGCACATTAATGCACGCCCAGATATTACCGATCCGGTAAATATTTCTTATATTCCGCTTGATGATAAAGCGGCATATGACATCTTCGCATCTGCCAATACGACAGCGGTATTCCAGTTTGAATCCGTGGGCATGAAGAAAATGCTCAAGGAAGCCCGCCCAAGTAAATTCGAAGAAATTATCGCCTTCGTATCACTGTATCGTCCGGGTCCAATGGATCTGATTCCAGACTTTATTTATCGTATGCATGGTGGTGAGTTTGAATATCTCCACCCATTACTTGAAAAAGTCTTAGAACCGACTTACGGCATTATGGTTTACCAAGAACAGGTGATGCAGGCAGCACAGTTCTGTGCAGGCTATACGCTTGGTGGTGCGGATTTACTTCGTCGTGCCATGGGTAAAAAGAAAGTTGAAGAGATGGTAAAACACCGTCAAATCTTCATCGAAGGTGCTGCGAAAAAAGATATTGATGCCGATACAGCCAACCATATCTTCGACTATATGGAAAAATTCGCAGGCTATGGTTTTAACAAATCACATGCTGCTGCTTATGCCCTTGTTGCTTATCAGACTGCTTGGCTAAAAGCACATTACCCTGCTGAATTTATGTCTGCGGTTATGACATCGGAAATGCAAAACACCGATAACGTGGTGTTTATCATTGATGACTGCCGTCATAACGGTCTAGAAGTTTTACCACCGTCAGTCAACATGTCGCTCTATCAATTCCATGCCAGCGATCCAAAAACCATTGTGTATGGTTTAGGTGCGATTAAAGGTGTCGGTGAAGCGGCAATGCAGTCGGTGATTGAATCACGTCAAAAAGATGGTCCATATAAAGACCTATTTGACTTCTGTCATCGTATTGATTTGAAGAAAATCAATAAACGCACACTTGAAGCCTTAATTCGTGCCGGTGCGCTCGATTGTTTGGGGATTGAACGTGCCGACTTAATGGCACAACTTCCAGAAGCGGTTCAAGCGGCAGATCAAGCACGTCATAACCGTGAAACTGGCATCATGGACTTGTTTGGTGAAGTCGAAGAAGTCCAACGCAAGCCTGCAAAACCCGTGAAACCTTGGTCAGATGAAGTTCGTCTGAAAGGTGAAAAAGATACTCTTGGTTTATACCTCACAGGTCACCCGATTGACGTTTACCGTAATGAGCTCAAATCATTTGTCCCATGCCCGATTAATGAGCTATCTCCAACACGTCGCGGTGTAACGACTGTCTTTGCTGGTTTGGTGGTCGATGTTGCCAACTTCCCGAACCGCATGATGGTCACCTTAGATGATGGTACTGCGCGTATTGAAATTTCGACCAATCACGAACGCTTCCAACGCTTTAAAGACATCGTTCAAGTTGATCAAGTCGTTGTCATCGAAGGTGAGATTTATGAACGTGAAGGTTTTGATCGTCCGCTTGGCCGCTTAACCAAAGCCTTTAGCCTGAATCAGATTCGTCAAAAACGTGCCAATAGTATTAAAATTACCTTAACGCCAGAGCATCTGACCAAAACATTAAGCCGTGATTTACAACAAATCATGCTGCCTTATTGTAATGTCGATATGTGTAACCATATTCCTGTGATTCTCTATTTGGATTATGGTTATGCCACCGCAGAGCTTCATCTTGGCATCAATTGGAAAGTTGCTCCATTGGATGAAGTTTTAGCCAAATTCCGCGATTACTTTGGCAAATCAAGTATTCACATTGAATATCAAGTGAAATCTAAAGCTGCCAAAGTGATGACGCTCGAACATGCGCGACCTGTAGAAGTGCCACCTCCACCTGCCAATATGAGCATGGATGATGCCTTGGACTTATATCAGTCTGAGACACAGGCACAATTTTCTTAA